One Nitrospiria bacterium genomic region harbors:
- a CDS encoding translocation/assembly module TamB domain-containing protein, with the protein MVKRWVLGGGLFLVILLVVIWFLSKGFLSSAIEKRLLGELEKATGQEAVIQKIDFSLFPPSLTLGELDISGSGSINRRDLFTVKKAHLRFSPWSYFTKLLVIDRLELSEPHLYCSKEEGGRSQIEDILENLFSTESSSPEVKIPKFNIKKLLIHRGRINCQIEKFSINLSGIDVSLQSGFLMRRFNGRIQTTNGSFLWKEKTVPFDRMEGRFLVTSSHLTISHFKIEQEKTQITLQGTVNNFQDPQMEIQIESQVDLEKVSPFLPLALPVSGVLEFNTGFKGYLKDAKGKGHFTLDPLFLDEHPVDPLSIQFAYQVSERTLSITGIEGQGMGGNLTGHWVFPWDQGLSGMELDFNLTQIDPLPILAYFYPEIRSFGKAVGVNLSIQGKGLDLFSYQGEGTLTARSPSTVPFPIPSPTQKKSEWVKDLILLSGQVEIAFQFSNQTLWISSGRFSSPHSQLVFSGTIDRKLEMALAYQTQPADLGELLPLFGVHGLDGKGKLSGLLVGNPSNPRSHAHLELQDITYRGNPVGFLTSRLLFKEGVLEIYPTVLRAGNSRYEVGGIMRISPDDDFSFSGLSNPFFDLSLKIDQGVPRDVVSLFYKELPVMGVADGDLKFLGTPRDFELRGSFDVGAGSAYGQAFDSGLVSLIVKRDGITFEQVEVWRNESLLTGKGTLSFDKSFSVEISTESLELEEIDFIYDRLPYFEGKIAGVIQGHGPFNDPRFSLAAGVTRIAYQEKDLGQGRIQGVIEGKEFKIDSEFFDHTLHLNAQLGLESLFPFQIDLSLIQARIDPVLGLFMPKLFSSLPIRSSGRISGGGNLKALDGASFQIALSDLSLQLGDHLVKNDGDIHFKFQTGVFEIGELKLKSEETILSIDGSLKPFYFYNLFVRGETDLSVLSLFTREIKQAKGKAYLAIRIFNEWNDPKIRGGLSSSGGTIRSETLSQTVNLKSLGLLFNERQVLLESFEGEVGGGTLSGSGKLKLHNFSFVDFGLLLELNDVRFKVPDGLSSIVNGTLFFQGNPETRDLKGEILIQRATYSKKVEWKTWVTEVVTGKIQKEQSTIPLIGNTRLNLHVLGKNNIRVDNNLSKFPLTVDLFIRGTLNQPLVLGRMETGGGTFFFRRNTFDIKSGAIDFINPEKTNPIFDVQAETKIRDYKIDLNLTGSLDSFNIVFTSNPSLSDTDILSLLLTGKTAEEVAEAQGGIGTTELVSIATGGVQEEVEHQFEEITGFDRIQVDPYYSGSKAAGGVLITVSEKLLDDDLTVTYSVTPMDVSEQQTVLIEYLLHRNIYLVGRRDELGNVSGNIRFRFEYR; encoded by the coding sequence TTGGTTAAACGGTGGGTCCTTGGAGGAGGCTTGTTTCTGGTCATTCTCCTTGTCGTCATTTGGTTTTTATCAAAAGGTTTCCTGTCATCTGCCATAGAAAAACGGCTTCTTGGTGAGCTTGAAAAAGCAACAGGTCAAGAGGCCGTGATTCAGAAAATCGATTTTTCGCTTTTCCCTCCGTCATTAACCCTGGGTGAATTAGACATTTCTGGAAGCGGGTCAATAAATAGAAGGGATCTGTTTACCGTGAAAAAGGCCCACCTTCGCTTTAGCCCGTGGTCTTACTTTACAAAGCTATTGGTCATTGACCGACTGGAATTAAGCGAACCCCATCTTTATTGTTCCAAAGAGGAGGGGGGGCGTTCCCAAATTGAAGATATCCTTGAAAATCTTTTTTCAACAGAATCTTCTTCCCCGGAAGTTAAGATCCCGAAATTTAACATTAAAAAATTACTCATTCACCGAGGGAGAATAAATTGCCAGATCGAAAAATTTTCCATCAACCTTTCTGGGATCGATGTTAGTTTACAGTCCGGTTTTTTAATGAGAAGGTTCAATGGTCGGATTCAGACCACCAATGGCTCTTTCCTATGGAAGGAAAAAACAGTCCCTTTTGACCGCATGGAGGGGAGGTTTCTGGTTACGTCAAGTCATCTCACCATTTCCCATTTTAAAATTGAACAGGAAAAAACCCAAATTACCCTCCAAGGGACCGTGAATAATTTCCAAGATCCTCAAATGGAGATTCAAATTGAAAGTCAGGTTGACCTTGAAAAGGTGTCGCCTTTCCTTCCTTTGGCTTTACCGGTCTCAGGGGTGCTTGAATTCAACACCGGTTTTAAAGGTTATCTTAAGGACGCAAAGGGGAAGGGTCATTTTACATTGGATCCATTATTTCTGGATGAGCATCCAGTCGACCCCTTATCCATTCAATTCGCCTATCAGGTTAGCGAGCGTACCCTTTCCATAACCGGGATTGAAGGACAAGGAATGGGGGGAAACCTTACGGGCCATTGGGTTTTTCCCTGGGATCAGGGTCTATCTGGTATGGAATTGGATTTTAATCTGACCCAAATAGATCCTTTGCCCATCTTAGCCTATTTTTATCCTGAAATTCGTTCCTTCGGAAAGGCGGTTGGGGTTAATCTTTCCATACAGGGAAAAGGCCTTGATCTTTTTTCATATCAAGGTGAGGGAACCCTAACGGCCAGGTCCCCTTCCACGGTTCCTTTCCCTATCCCTTCCCCTACCCAAAAAAAGTCGGAATGGGTTAAAGATCTTATTTTGCTCTCAGGCCAAGTCGAAATCGCCTTTCAATTTTCTAACCAAACCCTTTGGATCTCTTCTGGCCGTTTTTCTAGTCCCCATTCTCAACTGGTGTTTTCGGGAACCATTGATCGCAAATTGGAGATGGCTTTGGCTTATCAGACCCAACCGGCAGACTTGGGAGAGCTTCTTCCCCTTTTTGGGGTACATGGTCTAGATGGGAAGGGTAAACTATCGGGCCTTTTGGTTGGGAATCCGAGCAACCCCCGCTCCCACGCCCATCTTGAACTCCAGGACATAACCTATCGCGGAAATCCCGTTGGATTTTTAACCTCCCGCCTTTTATTCAAGGAGGGAGTTCTTGAAATTTATCCTACCGTCCTCAGGGCCGGGAATTCAAGGTATGAAGTGGGTGGAATCATGAGGATTTCCCCTGACGACGACTTTTCCTTTTCGGGCTTATCCAACCCTTTTTTTGATTTATCTTTAAAAATCGACCAAGGGGTTCCCCGGGATGTGGTTTCCCTTTTTTATAAGGAATTACCGGTGATGGGTGTTGCCGATGGGGATTTGAAGTTTCTCGGCACCCCTCGGGATTTTGAACTGAGAGGTTCTTTTGATGTTGGGGCGGGGTCTGCCTACGGCCAGGCTTTTGATAGCGGTTTGGTTTCTCTTATCGTAAAAAGGGATGGGATTACCTTTGAGCAGGTTGAAGTGTGGAGAAATGAAAGTTTGTTGACGGGCAAGGGAACCCTTTCTTTTGATAAATCTTTTTCGGTTGAGATATCTACAGAAAGTTTGGAATTAGAAGAAATTGATTTTATTTATGATCGTCTCCCCTATTTTGAGGGGAAAATTGCCGGGGTCATTCAGGGACATGGACCCTTTAATGATCCGCGGTTTTCACTGGCTGCGGGGGTGACCCGAATCGCCTACCAGGAAAAAGATCTGGGTCAAGGCCGGATTCAGGGGGTGATTGAAGGCAAAGAATTTAAAATTGATTCCGAGTTTTTTGATCATACATTGCATCTTAATGCCCAGTTAGGATTGGAGTCCCTTTTTCCCTTTCAGATAGACCTGTCGCTTATTCAGGCGAGAATTGATCCCGTTTTAGGTTTATTTATGCCAAAACTGTTTAGTTCCCTTCCCATTCGCTCATCGGGAAGAATTTCCGGGGGTGGAAATTTAAAAGCCCTCGATGGAGCCTCTTTTCAAATTGCGTTATCGGATCTCAGCCTTCAATTAGGAGACCACCTTGTTAAAAATGATGGAGATATTCATTTTAAATTTCAAACTGGTGTTTTTGAAATTGGGGAATTAAAGCTTAAAAGTGAAGAAACGATTCTATCTATTGACGGAAGTTTAAAACCTTTCTATTTCTATAACCTTTTTGTTCGGGGGGAAACCGATCTCAGTGTTTTGTCACTCTTTACCCGTGAAATTAAGCAGGCCAAAGGAAAGGCCTATCTGGCGATCCGGATTTTTAATGAATGGAATGATCCAAAAATCCGTGGAGGATTATCCTCTTCAGGGGGTACTATCCGAAGCGAAACCCTTTCCCAAACGGTTAACCTGAAATCCCTTGGTCTTCTTTTTAATGAAAGGCAGGTTTTACTGGAATCTTTTGAAGGGGAGGTCGGGGGAGGAACCTTAAGTGGGTCCGGAAAATTAAAACTACACAATTTCTCCTTTGTGGATTTTGGGCTTTTATTGGAGTTAAATGACGTTCGTTTTAAAGTGCCCGATGGGTTATCGAGTATCGTAAATGGGACTCTTTTTTTTCAGGGAAATCCGGAGACTCGAGATTTAAAAGGTGAGATTTTAATTCAGCGTGCTACGTATTCCAAAAAAGTGGAATGGAAAACCTGGGTAACCGAAGTGGTGACCGGAAAAATCCAAAAGGAACAATCCACCATTCCCTTAATCGGAAATACCCGCCTAAACCTTCATGTCCTTGGGAAGAACAATATCCGAGTGGATAATAACCTTTCTAAATTTCCCCTGACCGTGGACCTTTTTATTCGTGGAACCTTGAATCAACCCCTGGTGCTGGGCAGAATGGAAACCGGAGGGGGCACCTTTTTTTTCAGAAGAAATACATTTGATATCAAAAGCGGGGCCATCGATTTTATCAATCCAGAAAAAACTAACCCGATATTTGATGTTCAGGCCGAAACAAAGATTCGGGACTATAAAATTGATTTAAATTTAACAGGGAGTTTGGATTCTTTTAATATAGTGTTCACCTCCAATCCATCCCTGAGTGATACGGATATTCTCTCCCTGCTATTGACTGGAAAAACAGCGGAAGAAGTTGCCGAAGCCCAGGGGGGCATCGGGACCACCGAGTTGGTCTCCATTGCGACAGGAGGAGTTCAGGAGGAGGTTGAACACCAATTTGAGGAGATTACTGGTTTTGACCGAATTCAAGTGGATCCGTATTATTCAGGTTCAAAAGCGGCCGGAGGTGTGCTCATCACTGTATCGGAGAAACTTTTAGATGATGATTTAACAGTGACCTATTCGGTTACCCCAATGGACGTCTCTGAACAGCAAACCGTTCTCATTGAGTACCTACTCCACCGAAACATTTATTTGGTTGGGCGACGTGATGAATTGGGGAATGTCAGTGGGAACATTAGATTTCGCTTTGAATATCGGTGA
- a CDS encoding iron-containing redox enzyme family protein, translating into MPGQKSLPREPLIKNDLWKNYKGPLPPGDFKELLLQVMDQKDHWAWNHFSGNHISKKQLKIHFQQEYEVYVRDFPIFLSRIHCKNPPMEVRQDLVSNLYEEETGGLSLGRPHPELFLVMMEGLGYPLSEFSNIRMLPSSRRYRKWLDQVTTGPSWLLAASVVTIFVEGSIKDRKECEPSWRADPMDIEEKIKKHPLVAFHGLNPSRMDLVRAHHHIEGSHRLAAWRMVLDHAKDARIQKEIYQVLSKSLRLWLSYRDEVALACQLAL; encoded by the coding sequence ATGCCGGGACAAAAATCACTTCCCCGTGAACCGTTGATAAAAAACGATCTCTGGAAAAATTACAAAGGGCCTCTTCCTCCTGGAGATTTTAAAGAACTGCTTCTTCAGGTCATGGACCAAAAAGACCACTGGGCATGGAATCACTTCTCTGGAAATCACATTTCCAAAAAACAGTTAAAAATTCATTTTCAGCAGGAATATGAGGTTTATGTAAGAGATTTTCCAATTTTTTTAAGCCGAATTCACTGTAAAAATCCCCCCATGGAAGTCCGTCAAGACCTGGTTTCCAACCTTTACGAAGAGGAAACAGGGGGGTTAAGCCTGGGTCGACCCCATCCTGAGCTTTTTTTGGTCATGATGGAAGGACTGGGGTATCCTCTTTCGGAATTTTCCAATATTCGGATGCTTCCCAGTAGCCGACGTTACCGAAAATGGTTAGATCAAGTTACGACCGGCCCTTCCTGGTTACTGGCTGCCAGTGTAGTGACCATTTTTGTTGAAGGAAGTATTAAAGATCGCAAAGAGTGCGAACCTTCCTGGCGTGCTGACCCTATGGACATAGAAGAGAAAATCAAAAAACATCCCCTAGTCGCATTTCATGGGTTAAACCCCTCCCGTATGGATTTGGTGAGAGCTCACCACCATATAGAAGGGAGTCATCGCTTAGCGGCTTGGCGAATGGTTTTGGACCACGCAAAAGATGCCCGCATTCAAAAAGAAATCTATCAAGTACTGTCAAAATCTCTTCGGCTTTGGTTGTCCTACCGAGATGAAGTTGCCCTAGCTTGCCAATTGGCCCTCTGA
- a CDS encoding ATP-binding protein, with translation MDFKEKKPRRFLPILLTLAALILTIGLTTVYFEGIQDPSLFPSNILVLTLVNVNLILVVLLLLLLSRNLIKLYFERRHKLLGATFRIKLISAFVGLSLIPSVLLFIVASKLINDSIENWFSGQIEKSLGTSLEVAQTYYQETQQSTLELARNIQKGLVQNKSLSVKSGKGVNRFLEEKRLEYKVDAIGYYSTDFSLKNFSDNPNGEGSALVPPPEHLLTGALKGEQGTHILSKGRGDLVQVAVPILSLDDQKPLGVLVVNRLIPRLLVDKMGNVTKAFEDYKLLQTFKNPIRWSYLLSFLIMTLLIIFSATWFGFYLAKGITVPIQKLVEGTQAVAQGDLDFRIDAKTSDEIGHLVNSFNQMTEDLRVSKTGLESANQSLKNSNLELDQRRAYTETILENVATGVISINNEGRITTFNRSAEKILEIKADDLKNQPYEETLRSLQLSLINDLIHQAKSQKGKLIQQEVQIDYLQKALTLRVKISNLVDDLGQPQGIVVTFDDLTELIKAQKVATWQEVARRMAHEIKNPLTPIQLSAQRLRKKFLEGAPDFPAVMDESTQIIIKEVSGLKTLLDEFSNFARMPAPTLLPCNLFEIIQEVINLYQGIHRNVKVIYHGPNQFPLIHLDREQIKRVFINLFENAIHAMRNQGRLWITASLEEKEQKVRVEVADEGGGIHQEDFDKLFIPYFSKKKAGTGLGLAIVHRIVSDHNGHIHATRNIPKGTNFVIDLPVMS, from the coding sequence ATGGATTTTAAGGAAAAAAAACCAAGGCGCTTTTTACCTATTTTACTCACTTTAGCTGCTCTGATTCTCACCATTGGTTTAACCACTGTCTATTTTGAAGGAATTCAGGACCCTTCTCTTTTTCCAAGCAATATTCTTGTCCTAACATTGGTCAATGTCAATCTGATCCTTGTTGTTCTTCTCCTTCTTCTTTTGTCTAGAAATTTAATTAAACTTTACTTTGAGCGCCGCCATAAATTATTGGGGGCTACATTCCGGATTAAGCTCATTTCCGCTTTTGTAGGTCTTTCCCTGATCCCATCAGTTTTATTGTTTATTGTCGCCAGTAAGTTAATCAATGATTCTATCGAAAACTGGTTTAGTGGGCAGATCGAAAAATCCCTGGGCACTTCTTTAGAGGTTGCCCAGACCTACTACCAGGAAACCCAACAGTCCACTTTGGAACTGGCAAGAAATATTCAAAAAGGTTTAGTCCAAAATAAAAGCCTTTCGGTAAAGAGCGGAAAGGGTGTGAACCGGTTTCTTGAGGAAAAGCGCCTGGAATATAAGGTTGATGCCATCGGATATTATTCGACCGATTTTAGTTTGAAAAACTTTTCCGACAACCCCAATGGGGAAGGGTCAGCTCTGGTCCCCCCACCCGAGCATCTGTTAACGGGGGCACTCAAGGGGGAGCAAGGGACCCATATCCTTTCAAAAGGGAGAGGGGATTTGGTTCAAGTCGCGGTTCCCATTTTGTCACTTGATGATCAGAAGCCCCTAGGGGTTTTAGTCGTTAATCGGTTAATTCCACGGCTTTTGGTAGATAAAATGGGCAATGTAACCAAGGCGTTTGAAGATTATAAGCTCCTCCAAACCTTTAAAAATCCAATCCGATGGAGTTATCTTTTGTCTTTTTTGATCATGACCCTTCTTATCATTTTTTCTGCCACCTGGTTTGGCTTCTATTTGGCAAAAGGAATTACCGTACCCATACAAAAACTGGTGGAAGGAACCCAAGCGGTGGCCCAAGGGGATCTGGATTTTCGAATCGATGCCAAAACCAGCGATGAGATTGGACACTTGGTTAATTCATTTAACCAAATGACAGAGGATTTAAGGGTCAGTAAAACGGGTTTAGAAAGCGCGAATCAATCATTAAAAAACTCAAATTTGGAGCTTGACCAAAGACGCGCCTATACCGAGACCATCCTGGAAAATGTTGCCACGGGGGTTATTTCAATAAATAATGAGGGACGGATTACTACATTCAATCGATCAGCTGAAAAAATTCTAGAGATCAAAGCAGATGATTTGAAGAACCAACCCTATGAGGAAACATTACGCTCTCTGCAATTATCCCTCATCAATGATTTGATTCATCAGGCTAAATCTCAGAAAGGCAAACTGATTCAACAAGAAGTTCAGATTGATTACCTTCAAAAGGCCCTCACACTCCGGGTAAAGATTTCAAATTTGGTAGATGATTTGGGTCAACCCCAAGGAATTGTCGTAACCTTTGATGATCTCACGGAACTGATTAAAGCCCAAAAAGTGGCTACTTGGCAGGAAGTGGCTCGCCGAATGGCCCATGAAATTAAAAATCCATTAACCCCGATACAGCTTTCCGCTCAGCGCTTAAGGAAAAAATTTTTGGAGGGAGCACCTGATTTTCCAGCAGTTATGGATGAATCCACTCAAATCATTATTAAAGAAGTCAGCGGTTTAAAAACCCTGCTAGACGAGTTTTCCAATTTTGCCCGGATGCCTGCCCCCACCCTTCTCCCATGCAATCTGTTTGAGATTATTCAAGAGGTTATAAATTTGTACCAAGGGATTCATCGAAACGTGAAGGTCATTTATCATGGCCCAAACCAATTTCCATTGATTCATCTGGACCGAGAGCAGATTAAAAGGGTATTTATTAATTTATTTGAAAACGCCATTCACGCTATGAGGAATCAGGGGAGACTGTGGATTACCGCTTCATTGGAAGAAAAAGAGCAAAAGGTAAGGGTAGAAGTGGCGGATGAAGGAGGTGGTATCCATCAAGAGGATTTTGATAAACTTTTTATTCCTTATTTTTCAAAGAAAAAAGCAGGAACCGGTTTAGGCCTGGCAATTGTTCACCGGATTGTTTCTGACCATAACGGTCATATTCATGCCACACGAAATATTCCCAAGGGGACCAACTTTGTTATAGATCTTCCTGTTATGTCCTAG
- a CDS encoding DUF1844 domain-containing protein: protein MSDEEKSFTVRDRRFKDEGKDHEKVEPPRSKEEPNRSPTEKSSEQYGPVEINFSTFLFSLASSVFIALGEEPNPITREKSINLSQAQETIDLLSILQEKTRGNLTQEEEGLLSNLLYSVRIKYVEMARKKDQSKG from the coding sequence ATGTCGGATGAGGAAAAAAGTTTTACGGTTCGAGACCGGCGTTTTAAGGATGAAGGAAAGGATCATGAAAAAGTGGAACCCCCCCGTTCAAAAGAGGAGCCCAACCGTTCCCCAACCGAAAAGTCTTCTGAACAGTATGGGCCGGTCGAAATTAATTTTTCGACATTTCTTTTTTCTTTAGCCAGCTCTGTTTTTATTGCCCTTGGCGAGGAGCCCAATCCGATTACACGAGAAAAATCCATCAACCTTTCTCAAGCCCAAGAAACCATTGACCTCTTGAGCATCCTACAAGAAAAGACCCGTGGAAATCTTACCCAAGAGGAGGAGGGTCTTTTGAGTAACCTTCTTTATAGTGTCCGGATAAAATATGTGGAAATGGCTCGCAAAAAAGACCAATCTAAAGGGTGA
- the bamA gene encoding outer membrane protein assembly factor BamA, with translation MSRNFTTLWVNLFNLKKIFYWVLVPLLAGILPFPQKDSFAQDYSQWEGKIIDQISLQFPLPIPIQEFNQALLIQPGEPLNFNRIRESVANLYRLQKFQNVRVEVQKGEEGLTVIFFLYPKIFLEGIFFEGNQTLATSFLRTHVTFKVGEEWFSEDLSKLIEAVSVLYQKEGFFQASIEVMEKVDVQAQKAVLFVSLHEGTPARVSELQFRGELSFSEEKIRKRFKTKKGKIYRAVQFEKDIQNLKSWYVDHGYIEVAIEDPFLIYNIKNNQVELFLSIRPGPKVEVLFQGNEKKSNKKLLEQILVFADRSQDEAVLRDSVERLIEFYRQSGYPFSSITYQKEEPEPGLVRVIFQVLEGPHALLEEITFAGNIFLNSKNLKKLMKTKTGGIFSRGIFLEAVLKEDIVAIQNFYRKSGFLQTQVKWEMVYPKEKTSLSLQFNIEEGVRTFIRGIHFEGNLSFSPDLLRKNIQLKKGLPLNSSLLREDLRSVLSFYSKRGYIYAKIDQEVNFRDDRQQVDIIYRISEDQIAYVSDIQLKGNDYTQDHVILRELLVKKGDVYNYEKVLKSTRRLYRLGYFKEVRFEPIQSEGKNYFRAMDLRIKEKFTGSLEFGGGYGEAEGVVGFVQISQNNLYGTGRKAVLRAQASFENSEYTLSFLEPWLFNYDLDARVGLTYQIQERTSYKLNTYGTTIGLEKDFGDHIKGTLSYQFERNKTDVISPTLVPDDEDRFNIATINPGLVRSTRNDLFNPTSGSLNGIQFRQAARILGSEEQFSKITLRSLWYFPLVSWTVFAVSGSGGMANEFGNSKQVPITERFFLGGRETVRGYKQDSLGPRAQDGTLTGGDVMVNLNYEVRFFLPFKFGLVGFVDSGMVWNEPREINFLELNYSAGWGVRYFTPIGPLRLDIGYKLDPEGGEDPYEIHFTLGQIF, from the coding sequence ATGTCCCGGAACTTTACAACTCTGTGGGTGAATCTCTTCAACCTTAAAAAAATTTTTTATTGGGTTTTGGTTCCTCTACTCGCCGGAATTCTTCCTTTTCCGCAAAAAGATAGTTTCGCTCAGGATTATTCCCAATGGGAAGGAAAGATAATAGACCAAATTTCATTACAATTTCCTTTGCCCATTCCTATACAAGAATTTAATCAAGCACTTCTCATTCAACCAGGGGAACCTCTCAATTTTAATCGGATTCGGGAAAGCGTGGCCAACCTATACCGTCTCCAGAAATTCCAGAATGTTCGTGTGGAAGTTCAGAAGGGCGAAGAGGGCCTAACGGTTATATTTTTCCTGTATCCTAAAATTTTTTTGGAGGGGATATTTTTTGAGGGAAACCAAACCCTTGCCACTTCCTTTTTAAGAACCCATGTTACGTTTAAGGTCGGTGAAGAATGGTTTTCAGAAGATCTTTCAAAATTAATTGAAGCAGTGAGTGTCCTTTATCAAAAGGAAGGTTTTTTTCAAGCGTCCATTGAAGTTATGGAGAAAGTAGATGTTCAGGCTCAAAAAGCGGTTTTGTTTGTTTCCCTTCATGAAGGAACTCCTGCAAGGGTTTCCGAATTGCAATTCAGGGGGGAGTTGTCTTTTTCTGAAGAAAAAATAAGAAAGCGTTTTAAAACGAAAAAAGGAAAAATTTATCGCGCTGTTCAGTTTGAAAAAGATATCCAAAACCTAAAAAGTTGGTATGTTGACCATGGTTATATCGAAGTGGCTATTGAAGATCCCTTTTTGATTTATAATATAAAAAATAATCAGGTTGAATTGTTCCTCTCCATCCGGCCAGGTCCAAAAGTGGAAGTTTTGTTTCAAGGGAACGAGAAAAAATCAAACAAAAAACTTTTGGAGCAAATTTTGGTGTTTGCAGACCGTAGCCAAGATGAGGCTGTCTTGAGGGACAGTGTGGAACGGTTAATCGAATTTTATCGCCAATCAGGGTACCCGTTTTCATCGATTACTTATCAGAAAGAAGAGCCTGAACCGGGGTTGGTTCGGGTCATTTTTCAAGTTTTGGAAGGTCCCCATGCGCTTCTGGAAGAAATCACTTTTGCAGGAAACATATTTTTAAATTCCAAGAATCTCAAAAAACTGATGAAAACCAAAACCGGGGGGATCTTTTCAAGAGGTATTTTTCTTGAAGCAGTTTTAAAAGAAGATATTGTGGCCATCCAAAATTTTTACCGGAAAAGCGGTTTTTTGCAGACACAGGTGAAGTGGGAAATGGTTTACCCCAAAGAGAAAACATCGCTTTCTCTTCAATTTAACATAGAAGAAGGTGTTCGAACCTTTATCCGCGGAATCCATTTTGAAGGAAATTTGAGTTTTTCCCCCGATCTTCTTAGAAAAAACATTCAATTAAAAAAAGGTCTTCCTTTAAATTCTAGCCTTCTCCGGGAAGACCTTAGGTCTGTTCTTTCGTTCTATTCCAAACGAGGTTATATCTATGCTAAGATCGACCAAGAAGTGAATTTTCGAGATGACCGCCAACAAGTGGACATCATTTATCGGATATCTGAGGATCAAATAGCGTATGTGAGTGACATTCAACTCAAGGGGAATGACTATACTCAAGATCATGTTATTTTACGAGAACTATTGGTGAAAAAAGGGGATGTTTATAACTATGAAAAAGTTCTTAAAAGCACACGTCGCCTTTACCGTTTAGGTTATTTTAAAGAGGTCCGATTTGAACCAATACAATCTGAAGGGAAAAATTATTTTCGCGCTATGGATTTGAGGATTAAAGAAAAATTTACGGGTTCCCTGGAGTTTGGGGGGGGGTATGGGGAAGCGGAGGGTGTCGTTGGTTTTGTCCAAATTTCCCAAAATAATCTGTATGGCACGGGACGCAAAGCTGTTCTTCGGGCGCAGGCGAGTTTTGAGAACTCTGAATATACACTTAGTTTTCTAGAACCCTGGCTTTTTAACTATGATCTGGATGCACGGGTTGGTTTGACCTATCAGATACAAGAGCGTACCTCTTATAAATTAAACACGTATGGAACCACCATCGGTCTTGAAAAGGATTTTGGTGATCATATTAAAGGAACACTTTCCTACCAGTTTGAGCGCAATAAGACAGATGTGATTTCACCGACTTTGGTTCCTGATGATGAAGATCGTTTTAATATTGCAACCATCAATCCGGGGCTGGTTAGGAGTACACGTAACGATTTGTTTAATCCCACATCGGGGTCCCTTAATGGAATACAGTTTCGGCAGGCCGCTCGGATTTTGGGTTCAGAGGAACAGTTTAGCAAGATTACCCTGCGGAGCTTGTGGTATTTTCCCTTGGTTTCCTGGACCGTTTTTGCAGTGTCTGGATCCGGTGGGATGGCGAATGAGTTTGGGAATTCTAAACAGGTCCCGATTACAGAGCGGTTTTTTCTAGGAGGTCGAGAAACCGTTCGAGGCTACAAACAAGACTCTCTTGGACCCAGGGCTCAGGATGGAACCTTAACGGGCGGGGATGTGATGGTCAACCTCAATTATGAGGTGCGTTTTTTCCTTCCCTTTAAATTCGGGCTTGTAGGCTTTGTGGACAGTGGAATGGTTTGGAACGAACCCAGGGAAATTAACTTTTTGGAACTCAATTATTCAGCCGGGTGGGGAGTCCGGTACTTTACCCCCATTGGTCCTCTTCGGTTGGATATCGGTTATAAACTGGATCCAGAGGGCGGGGAAGATCCCTACGAAATCCATTTCACCCTGGGTCAAATTTTTTAA
- a CDS encoding DUF4390 domain-containing protein: protein MKNFFFKAGFSFLFLVLFLPLKVFGEDGRIAELSVVDSQEDILVSARLERGFHQNFERDIHNGIQKDLFYYVLLKRRQTFWMDEEVLSRTIKHTIKYDILKKQYLLITRTEQTPQEQKIENYEELLRLISEINNVKITPISFLDPRETYYISVKAEMRATKLPFYLEYLLFFIPFLELDTPWADSSPFYGH from the coding sequence ATGAAGAATTTTTTCTTCAAGGCTGGGTTTAGTTTTTTATTTCTGGTTTTGTTCCTTCCTTTAAAAGTTTTTGGGGAGGATGGCCGGATTGCGGAACTTTCGGTCGTTGATAGCCAGGAAGATATTTTGGTTTCTGCTCGATTGGAACGAGGATTTCATCAAAACTTCGAAAGGGATATTCATAATGGAATTCAAAAAGATCTGTTCTATTATGTTTTACTAAAACGGCGCCAGACCTTTTGGATGGATGAAGAAGTTCTTTCAAGGACGATTAAACATACCATTAAATATGATATTCTTAAAAAACAGTATCTGCTGATTACGCGTACTGAACAAACCCCTCAAGAGCAAAAAATTGAGAATTACGAGGAGTTACTTCGTTTGATCTCCGAAATTAATAATGTTAAAATAACTCCCATTTCATTTTTGGATCCTCGTGAGACCTATTACATCAGTGTCAAAGCGGAAATGCGTGCAACCAAACTTCCGTTTTACTTAGAATATCTGCTTTTCTTTATCCCATTTTTAGAGCTGGATACTCCGTGGGCCGATTCCTCTCCCTTCTATGGCCATTGA